From the Halobacterium zhouii genome, the window GATCTCCACTGCAGTTGGCTCCCCGCTGCAGTCGGCTCTGCGCCGTAGTTGGCTTCCTGCCGCAGTCGGCTCTCTCGTCTGCCGAACCCTTCACTCGGCCGACACGCACAACAATCTGAACGTCGTGGATTCTGTATGGCGCGCTCCAGGGACTTCCTCGGGTGGCCGCTCGTGTGGCTGCTCTTCGGCATCGCAGTGGCGTTCGTCGTCGGGACCGCGCTGTACACGTTCCTCGGGTCACTCCTGTTCGCCGTCTTCCTCTACTACGCCACCCGCCCGCTGTACCGGCGACTCGACGAGTACATCGACCACCCGGACGTCACGGTGACGCTCACGTTGCTCGCCGTCGTGCTCCCGCTGCTTGCGGTCGTCGTGTACGCCTCGTTCGTCGCGCTACAGGAACTCAACCAGTTCCTCGCGACGCACTCGATCCAGGGGTACCGCTCGTTCTTCCAGCCGTACCTCGCGCTCGTCCGCGAGGGGCACTTCCAGCAGCTCTGGGACTCACTGGTGACCAACCCCGGACAACCGCTCAGTCCGGCCGCTCGCGCGGCTTTCCAGCGAGCGTTCGGTGGGCTCCTCACCGTCGCCGGCCTGCTGTTCACTGTTCTCACGCGCCTGTTCCTGATGAGTGTCTTCCTCTTCTACCTCCTGCGAGACGACTACAAACTGCGGCGGTGGTTCTACGACAGCGTGAACTACGACGAGCGCGTCGTCTCGTACACGTCGAACGTCGATGACGACCTCGAGACGGTGTTCTTCGGCAACCTCGCCATCATCGTCGCGAGCGCCGCCATCGCCGTCGTCACGTACTACCTCCTCAACTTCGTCGCCGGCGGCACCGTCGTCGGCATCCCCGTCCTCCTCGGGTTGCTCATCGGCATCGGGACGATGATCCCCATCGTCGGGATGAAGATCGTCTACGTCCCCTACGGGTTGTTCCTCGTCGCGCTCGCCGCGACGACGCCGACGCCGCTGTGGCACCCGGTCGCGTTCTTCGTCGTCACCTTCTTCGTCGTGGACACGATTCCGGACTTCTTCGTCCGGTCGTTCCTCTCCGCGCGCGGCAACCTCCACGTCGGACTCATCCTCCTCGGGTACGTTCTCGGCGTGATGGCGTTCGGGTGGATGGGGCTGTTCCTCGGGCCGCTTGTGGTCGTCGTCATGGTCCACTTCGCGCGCTCGATATTCCCGTGGCTGGTCGAGGAGTACGGACTCGGGTAGCGTTCTGATCCCCGGCTGGTCCGGAAATGGGAAGTATCGGGCGTCTCCTCGTCCGCCATGGCGTCCCACCGCGGCCCCCGCCTGGTCCTCGCCGTCGGCGTGCTCGCGGGCGTCCTGACTGGCGTCTCGCTCCCGGTGGTCCACCCCGAGCAGGTGGCCCTCGCGTCCGACCACTACTACCGCGGGGCGCGCGCCGCGCTGCTGAACGCCGACATCTACGCCGGCAATGTGGGATTCCTCTACCCGCCGCCGGTCGTCGTCGCGTTCTACCCGCTCGCGCTGCTCGGCGACCCCGCGGGCGCGTTCGCCCTCCAGGTCGCCCTCGACCTCGTCGCGCTCGCCGTGCTCGCGGCGCTGCTCGTCGCCGTCACCGAGCGAGCGGGCGTCGACCTGTCCCGCGTCGACCGCGTGCTCGTCGCGGGGTACGCGCTCGCGTCGCTGCCGGTCGTCGCGAACCTCCTCATGGGGCAGGTCAACCCCGTGCTGGCGCTCGCCATTGCGGGCGGCGCCGTACTCCTCGAACGCAACCGCCCGAGAGCGAGCGGCGTGGCGTTCGGCCTGGCCGCGCTCGTCAAACTGTTCCCCGCGCTCGTCGGCGTGTGGTTGCTCCGGCGGCGCGCGTGGACGGCCATCGCCGCCGCGACGGCGACCGGCGTCGGCCTGCTGGCTGTGGGCGCGCTCGCGTTCGGCGTGCCTGCGTACGAGGCGTACATCACGCACACGTTGACTGGCGAGATGGCCGTCGGGGCGTTCCAGCACGGTCCCGACCCGACCGCGCCCTACGTGACGGTTCGCCGCCAGCTCGGCGTGCTCGCGCCGTGGCTGCCCGGATGGGCGGTGCTCCCCGCGAGCCTGCTCGCCGTCGCGCCCGTCCTCGTCGGCGTGAACCGCACCGTCGACACGCTCCGGAGCCGACTCGTCGCGCTCCAGGGGACGCTGCTCGCCACGCTCGTCGCGTTCCCGCTCGAGGGGTTCTACGTCGCGCTCACCGTCTTCCCGCTCGTCCCGCTGCTGTACCTCCTCGATAGCGGCGTCCCGCGCCGTCTGTTCCTCGCCGGTGCGCTCCTGCTGTCCGTGCCCGTCACCTACGACACGGTGGCCGTCGCCACCGCCGCGTCGGTCGTGCCGCTAGGTGTCGGCGCCGCCGTCCGCGAGGCCGCGCGCTCGCTGTTCGCGTTCGCGCTTCCGTCGATGGTCGGCGTGTGGCTCGTGCTCGCGGCGTGCCTACTCGTCCAGCACCGCGCAGCGACGGTCACGCACTCGCCCGAGGACGCCGCTCGGTCCGGCCCACCGAACGACGCCGTGTAGTCACGTTCTTAGGCCTCGATGCCCAACGACCCCCATGACCGACCCCGCGGACCTCGACGTGACGCTCGTGGACGGCTACGTCGACGAGCCGGCGCACTTCGGCGTGCCGCCGTACATCTCCACGTACCCGCGGTACACGGCGGGCGCGCTGGTCGACGCCGGGGTTCCGGCCGACCAGGTGACCTACCACACCATCGACGAACTCCGGGAGGACAAGGCGAAGTACAACGACGTCGCGGACGCCGACCTGTTCGTCTACGTCGGCGGCATGACTGTCCCCGGGAAGTACGTCGGCGGGACGCCCGCGGAACCCGACGAGGTGCAGAAACTGGCGTGGCTCGCGGAGGGGACGAGCGTGATGGGCGGCCCCGTCCGATTCGGCGTCGGCGAGGAGAACGCGGGCGCTCAAGAGATGGAGCGTTCGGACCTCGACTTCGACTTCCTCGCGATGGCGGACGTCGAGTCCGCGGCCCACGACCTCGTCGCCAGCGGTCTGGAGGGGTTCGAGGACCGCTACCGGGACAACGAGGAGATCGACCGCTGGGCGGCGAAGGGCGCGTTCGTCGTCGAACAACACCCCAACTACCCGGAGTACCTCATCTGCGAGATGGAGACCTCGCGGGGGTGTGCGTACCGGTGTTCCTTCTGCACGGAACCGATGTACGGCGACCCGTCGTTCCGGACCGCCGAGAGCGTCGTCCGGGAGGTCGAGAACCTCTCGGACCACGGCGCGAAGCATTTCCGCATCGGCCGGCAGGCCGACATCCTCGCGTTCGGTGGCGACGGCGAGGCCCCGAACCCGGACGCGCTCCGCCGACTCTACGGCGGTATCCGGGAGGTCGCGCCCGACCTCGAGACGCTCCACCTCGACAACATGAACCCCGTGACCATCGTGGACTACCCCGAGAAGTCGCGGGAGGCCATCCGCGTCATCGCGGAGCACAACACGCCCGGGGACACCGCCGCGTTCGGCCTCGAATCCGCGGACCCCGTCGTGGCCGAGGAGAACAACCTCCTCGTGACCGCCGACGAGTGCCTCGAAGCAGTTCGCGTGGTGAACGAGGTCGCAGGCTGGCGACCCGGCGACGACCCGAGTGACGCGCCGTCCTGGGGCGACGGCGCCGCGAACCGCCTCCCCAAGCTTCTGCCCGGCATCAACCTCGTGCACGGCCTCACCGGCGAGCGCGAGGAGACGTTCGAGCACAACAAGCGGTTCCTCCAGCGCGTGCTCGACGAGGGCCTGATGCTCCGGCGCATCAACATCCGGCAGGTGATGGCCTTCGAGGGCACCGAGATGGCCGAAACCGGCGCGGACCTCGCGGACGACCACAAACAGCAGTTCAAGCGCTACAAGTCCGAGGTCCGCGAGGAGATAGACAACCCGATGCTCCAGCGCGTCGTGCCGCCCGGAACCGTCCTCGAGGACGTCCACTTCGAGTACCACCAGGACGGCAAGACGTTCGGCCGGCAACTCGGCACGTACTCGCTGCTCGTCGCCGTCCCCGGCGAGCGCGAACTCGGCCGGACGACGGACGTCGCCGTCACCGACCACGGCTACCGCTCGGTCACCGGCGTCCCCTACCCCCTCGACCTCGACGAGGCCACGATGGACGAACTCACCGCGATTCCCGGCGTCGGCCAGCGCACCGCGGGTGACATCGTCATCGACCGCCCGCACGACGCCACGCCGACGATAGACGACGCGGAACTCGCGCGGTTCACGCGGTGAAACCGTCCGGCCGAGTGAACGTCCCAGGCCAGACCGAGTGAACGCCTCGGCCACGGCCCGACCCGCGTCGCTGCCACTGACAACACATTCATAGTCGCCGCCCCGCTCTAGGACCACGATGGCGGCGCTCGCCACCGACGGCTGGCTGCTCGTCGTACTCGTCGTGAGCGCCGCGCTCCCGCTCGTTCTCGGTGCCCGCGGCGACCTCCCGGAGTGGCTCTCGGTCACCGGTCCGTTCCTCTCGCTCCGGTGGAGCGACGACCCGGCCGCCGTCTTCGACCGCCTCGCGCGCCCCCAGCGGCTCTGGCGCGCGCTCTGGACCGGCGGCGTCGTGCTCGCACTCACCGCCGCCGCCCTCGGCCTACTCGCTGTCGTCGTCGCGGCCGCAGCCACGGTCCTCGAACCCGCGGTCGGCGAAGTGTCCGCCCCCCAGTCGGTGTTCCTCGAACCCGGCATCAATGGCTTCCTCCCGCTCGCCATCGTCCCCGCCGTCGTCGCCGCGCTCGCCGTCGCGCTGTTCGCCCACGAAGTCGGCCACGCCGCCGCCTCGCACGCCGACGGCATCGACGTCACCGCGGTCGGCGCC encodes:
- a CDS encoding AI-2E family transporter is translated as MARSRDFLGWPLVWLLFGIAVAFVVGTALYTFLGSLLFAVFLYYATRPLYRRLDEYIDHPDVTVTLTLLAVVLPLLAVVVYASFVALQELNQFLATHSIQGYRSFFQPYLALVREGHFQQLWDSLVTNPGQPLSPAARAAFQRAFGGLLTVAGLLFTVLTRLFLMSVFLFYLLRDDYKLRRWFYDSVNYDERVVSYTSNVDDDLETVFFGNLAIIVASAAIAVVTYYLLNFVAGGTVVGIPVLLGLLIGIGTMIPIVGMKIVYVPYGLFLVALAATTPTPLWHPVAFFVVTFFVVDTIPDFFVRSFLSARGNLHVGLILLGYVLGVMAFGWMGLFLGPLVVVVMVHFARSIFPWLVEEYGLG
- a CDS encoding glycosyltransferase family 87 protein; this encodes MASHRGPRLVLAVGVLAGVLTGVSLPVVHPEQVALASDHYYRGARAALLNADIYAGNVGFLYPPPVVVAFYPLALLGDPAGAFALQVALDLVALAVLAALLVAVTERAGVDLSRVDRVLVAGYALASLPVVANLLMGQVNPVLALAIAGGAVLLERNRPRASGVAFGLAALVKLFPALVGVWLLRRRAWTAIAAATATGVGLLAVGALAFGVPAYEAYITHTLTGEMAVGAFQHGPDPTAPYVTVRRQLGVLAPWLPGWAVLPASLLAVAPVLVGVNRTVDTLRSRLVALQGTLLATLVAFPLEGFYVALTVFPLVPLLYLLDSGVPRRLFLAGALLLSVPVTYDTVAVATAASVVPLGVGAAVREAARSLFAFALPSMVGVWLVLAACLLVQHRAATVTHSPEDAARSGPPNDAV
- a CDS encoding radical SAM protein, translating into MTDPADLDVTLVDGYVDEPAHFGVPPYISTYPRYTAGALVDAGVPADQVTYHTIDELREDKAKYNDVADADLFVYVGGMTVPGKYVGGTPAEPDEVQKLAWLAEGTSVMGGPVRFGVGEENAGAQEMERSDLDFDFLAMADVESAAHDLVASGLEGFEDRYRDNEEIDRWAAKGAFVVEQHPNYPEYLICEMETSRGCAYRCSFCTEPMYGDPSFRTAESVVREVENLSDHGAKHFRIGRQADILAFGGDGEAPNPDALRRLYGGIREVAPDLETLHLDNMNPVTIVDYPEKSREAIRVIAEHNTPGDTAAFGLESADPVVAEENNLLVTADECLEAVRVVNEVAGWRPGDDPSDAPSWGDGAANRLPKLLPGINLVHGLTGEREETFEHNKRFLQRVLDEGLMLRRINIRQVMAFEGTEMAETGADLADDHKQQFKRYKSEVREEIDNPMLQRVVPPGTVLEDVHFEYHQDGKTFGRQLGTYSLLVAVPGERELGRTTDVAVTDHGYRSVTGVPYPLDLDEATMDELTAIPGVGQRTAGDIVIDRPHDATPTIDDAELARFTR